DNA from Streptomyces sp. Edi4:
GCGGCCGCACCATCACCCTGCACGAACTGCCCGACCGGCTGGCCCGTGTGAACGCCGCCTGCGGTCTGCGCCTGAAGTCCGGCGGCACCAGTTTCGTACTCTACCGACGGCGCCCGACCGCCTACCAGACCCAGCACGTCATCCTGCACGAGCTGTGCCACGAATGGTTCGACCACGGCACGACGCTGAGCGCGACCCAGCTGCGCCGGCTGCTCCCCGTCTTCAACACTTCGCTGATCAACCGTGTGCTGGCCACCGACGAGCCGGCCGGACGGGCGGGGCCGCCCGAGAGCGATCCGGACGAGCTGCCCTACGAGGTCACCGAGGCGTTCCGCTCGGGCGGCCCCATCCAGGCGCGGGCCCAGTACGACACCCATGACGAGCGGATCGCCGAGTTCGGCGCGTCCCTCATCCCCCGGCTGGCCCGCGACGTGACGAGCGACGACATGGTCGGGCGGCTCGCCAACTCCCTGTCGCGCCCCGTGGCCCACCGCCGCCGCGGCTTCTTCCGCCGCTCCTAGCCGACCGGCCCGCCGCACCGCCGCACCGCCGCCTCCGCCCCGTACGCCCCCTCCGCCCCTCCGTCCCCCGCTCGTGACCCCGAGGAATACCCGTGACCGCGCTGGACCTTGCCGGCTACCTCATAGCCGGCCTGATGACCGCCGTCGCCCTGTGGCGGATGCCCGCAGCACTCTGGGGCGACGAGGAGGACAAACGCAGACGTGCCTTGTGGGGCTGTTACGCCGGCTTCGCCGTGGCCCTGTGGACCAAGACGAAGGTCGTACGCATCGGGCTCAACAACAGCCCTGTGGTGGACCTCGCCGTACTGATCAAGCACTACACGGCGACCATCGCGATCCTGGCGATCCTCAGCTACATCGTCGCCATCTACGGCCACTTCCCGAAGGACGGCGTCATCCCCCGGCACGTCCGGTTCGCGCGGCTGATCCAGCAGGTGGCCACCAAGGCGTCCGTCGCCACGCTGATCCTGTTCGACCGTGCTCTTCTTCACAGTGGTCGACCGCTCCTACGCCTCGGACCGCTTCGTGTCCGACCATGCCGGGCAATGGGGCGCCACGCTCTACATGAGCGTGTTCTACCTGTACTTGGGGGCGGCGTCCGCCGTCTGTGCCTACCAGTGGGCGCTCGCCACCGTCGGCGCCGGGACCCGTCATCTGCGCGTCGGGCTCGGCATGATGACGTTCGCCATGTTCATCGGCGTCGGCTACACCGTGAGCCGCACGCTGTTCCTGTGGGTCAGCGTCATCGACCAGCCGAGCCCGGCCTTCGCCCTGAAGTTCGACGAGGTCACCGAGGCCGCCCAGGTCGTCCTCTTCGCGTTCTTCGCGCTGGGCGCCTCCATCCCCGCCTTCAGCAAGGGCTGGCGGAGGGTGCGGCTGTGGCGGGCGCAGGCCAGCCTGCATCCGCTGTGGCGGGAGCTGATGACCGCCTTCCCCGACCAGCCCTTCGAGCCGCCTGCTTCCCTGGCCCGGGAACTGACCCGCTTCGGCACCCCGGCGGACCTGAGGATCGACCGATGGGCCGCCGACATCGCGGACGCCGTCGAGAAACTGCGCCACTACGTGCCGGACAGTCTGCTCCCGGCCGCCAAGCGGGCCGCCTCGCACGACAGCCCGGCGCCCGAGGACACGGGTCCGCTGGCCGAGGCGTACTGGATCAAGGCGGCGCTTGCCGCCAAGGCCGGCGGCGCCCCGGCCGGCGAGGCCGCCGTCGTGGAGACCAAGCACGCCACCGACCAGGACGGCGAAGTAGCCCGGCTGGTACGGGTGGCCGCCGCCTTCCGGACCGTCAGCGGCGAACGGGCCCGTGGCGTCCTGGACTCCCTGGAGAAGACCGCGTGAGTGAGACCCTGACCGGGGCCGACAACCGTACGGCGGCCACGGCCCGCGCCATCACCGACGTCCTGCAACCCCGCAATGTGCTGCTCGTCGGCATGCTCGGCATCGGCCTCGCGGCGGCCGGCGAGTGGAGCGGACTTCTGTGGGGGCTGCTCGGTGCGCTGTGCGCCGGGCTCGTCCCGGCCGGCTACATCGAGTGGGAGCGCAAGCGGGGAACGTGGGGCGACCGGCATGTCGTCGACCGCACCAAGCGCGCCCCGATCTTCTTCGTGATCCTCGGCTCGATCGGGGCCGGCTCGGTCGTGATGGTCCTGGGCCACGCGCCCACCGGCATTCTGGCCGCCATGCTCGCGCTGTGGGTGATGACCATCTTCCTGCTGGCCGTGAACACGGTCTGGAAGATCTCCGTGGACTCCGCCGTCGCCTCGGCGGTCGTCGCGCTGCTCGCCGTGGTGCACTCGCCCTGGTGGCTGGCGGCCTACGCGATCACCTTCGCGGTGTGCTGGTCCCGGGTGGCCCTGGGCTACCACACGGTCATGCAGACGGTCGCGGGCGGCGCGCTCGGCGCGGCCACGGCGGCGGCCTTCCTGTTCCTCTGACGCCGCGTCCGACCTGGCGCGAGGGCGCGAGGGCGCGTCGGGCCGCAGCACGGGCGCGGGCGGCGGGCGGCCGGTCGGGTGTGACGCGTGAGACACACGTGAGGTAGGCAACGCCCGACACGCCCATCCGCCCGGAATGCCGTCGGCCCTCTTAAGGTTGTCCCCGCGTACGGCCGGGGCGGTACCGGCTGGGGGGACGCACACGGAGAACGGAACGCACAGCCATGGGTGAGTTGATCCTCGTACGTCACGGGGAGACCGAATGGTCACGGTCGGGACAGCACACGAGCTACACCGACCTGCCGCTCACGGCACACGGAGAGGAACAGGCCCGCACGGTCGCGCCGCTGCTCGCCGGGCGGCACATCGGCCTCGCCCTGGCCAGCCCGCTCCAACGGGCCCTGCACACCGCCGA
Protein-coding regions in this window:
- a CDS encoding toxin → MSMRELRKECEAGLADLSIPAPFSIPALVANMEEARGRTITLHELPDRLARVNAACGLRLKSGGTSFVLYRRRPTAYQTQHVILHELCHEWFDHGTTLSATQLRRLLPVFNTSLINRVLATDEPAGRAGPPESDPDELPYEVTEAFRSGGPIQARAQYDTHDERIAEFGASLIPRLARDVTSDDMVGRLANSLSRPVAHRRRGFFRRS